From a region of the Malania oleifera isolate guangnan ecotype guangnan chromosome 12, ASM2987363v1, whole genome shotgun sequence genome:
- the LOC131144005 gene encoding aspartic proteinase CDR1-like — MLVLFYCLLILLFTSLPSLAETKPSGFTTHLIHRDSPSSPFHNASATKHDLLRAAFRRSSSRMNHLLRLARPRRNTGIGTIISESDGEYLMKLSFGTPPVYEALLIADTGSDLIWLQCSPCTLCFAQGAPFFNPANSSGYRVYSCNSDPCKALPRYACVNENKTNPEDICGYYYSYGDDSFSVGFLSKDIIALNSFTRRVYTFPGSIFGCGHINGGISPSRASGLVGLGGGPLSLISQLGAKINNRFSYCLLPFSSSSNRTSKLSFGKEKIAGESGAVSTPLESRDPDKTFYYVTLQGVTVGGNTFRSTVNGSNEYIIVDSGTTLTYLETNLYNSVKATVKRMFSHLSPIKDPDVPDGLCYGTDPRRVKLPDMVFHFKGGANLLLKAANVFLTVENEFCLAILPGTELSIFGNVAQANFEVEFDIKNRLVSFAPKDCATV, encoded by the coding sequence ATGCTCGTTCTCTTCTACTGTCTCCTGATCCTTCTCTTCACCTCTCTTCCATCACTGGCCGAAACCAAACCTTCAGGTTTCACCACCCATCTCATCCATCGCGACTCCCCCTCATCTCCATTCCACAACGCTTCCGCCACCAAGCATGATCTCTTACGCGCTGCCTTCCGCCGCTCCTCTTCCCGGATGAACCACCTCCTCCGCCTCGCGCGCCCGCGCAGAAATACCGGCATAGGGACCATCATCTCCGAGTCCGACGGGGAGTACCTCATGAAGCTCTCCTTCGGCACCCCACCGGTGTACGAAGCTCTACTCATCGCTGACACCGGCAGCGACCTCATATGGCTCCAATGCTCCCCCTGCACCCTCTGCTTCGCCCAAGGTGCCCCATTTTTCAACCCCGCTAACTCCTCCGGGTACAGAGTCTATTCCTGCAATTCGGACCCTTGCAAGGCACTCCCCAGATACGCCTGCGTCAATGAAAATAAAACCAACCCGGAAGACATTTGTGGGTACTACTACAGCTACGGAGACGACTCCTTCAGCGTTGGGTTCCTTTCTAAAGACATCATCGCCTTGAACTCTTTCACGCGTCGGGTCTACACCTTCCCTGGATCTATTTTCGGGTGCGGGCACATCAACGGAGGTATCTCCCCAAGCAGAGCGTCGGGTCTGGTTGGTCTCGGCGGCGGACCCTTATCATTGATTTCCCAGTTGGGCGCAAAAATCAACAACAGATTTTCCTACTGCCTTCTCCCGTTTAGTTCGAGTTCGAACCGGACGAGCAAGTTGAGTTTCGGGAAAGAAAAGATCGCCGGTGAGAGTGGCGCCGTTTCGACTCCTCTCGAGTCTAGAGACCCTGACAAAACGTTCTACTACGTTACTCTGCAGGGTGTTACGGTTGGAGGGAATACGTTTCGGTCAACAGTGAACGGGAGCAACGAGTATATCATAGTAGATTCGGGGACAACATTGACGTATCTAGAAACGAACTTGTACAATAGCGTGAAAGCAACCGTGAAAAGAATGTTCAGCCATCTTTCGCCAATTAAGGATCCAGATGTTCCGGACGGGTTGTGCTATGGAACGGACCCAAGGCGGGTTAAGTTGCCGGACATGGTGTTCCATTTTAAGGGCGGGGCTAACCTTCTGTTGAAGGCGGCGAACGTGTTTCTGACGGTGGAGAACGAGTTTTGCCTGGCAATACTACCTGGGACAGAGTTGTCCATATTTGGGAACGTGGCGCAGGCCAACTTTGAGGTGGAATTTGACATTAAGAATAGGCTAGTGTCTTTTGCCCCAAAGGATTGTGCTACAGTGTAA